A section of the Candidatus Scalindua japonica genome encodes:
- a CDS encoding transposase: MDNVNAIGIDEIQYLKGHKYLTLVFQIDTACKRLLFVGQNRCAKTLLRFFIDFGKERSGKLKAICSDLWKPYLKVVKRKAPKAIHILDRFHVMKYLNDAVDQTRRAETAQLKRDGYEPILEKSRWCLLKNKKNQKTSQLAKLRELVQYNLKTVRCYLLKEAFQHFWTYNLPDSPFRRGHAGEPNGS; the protein is encoded by the coding sequence ATGGATAATGTCAACGCCATAGGTATAGACGAGATACAATACCTAAAAGGACACAAATATTTGACATTGGTTTTTCAAATAGACACTGCCTGTAAGAGATTGTTATTTGTAGGGCAGAACCGATGTGCTAAAACATTGTTGCGATTCTTTATTGATTTTGGTAAAGAACGATCTGGAAAATTAAAGGCAATTTGCAGTGATCTTTGGAAACCTTATTTGAAAGTTGTTAAACGCAAAGCTCCGAAGGCTATCCATATTCTTGATCGCTTTCATGTAATGAAATATCTTAATGACGCAGTAGATCAAACAAGAAGAGCTGAGACTGCCCAATTAAAACGAGATGGTTATGAGCCTATCCTTGAAAAATCTCGTTGGTGTTTACTAAAGAACAAAAAAAACCAGAAGACATCACAGTTAGCCAAGCTACGTGAACTGGTTCAATATAATCTGAAGACTGTACGTTGTTATTTACTCAAAGAAGCCTTTCAGCATTTCTGGACTTACAACCTGCCCGACTCGCCATTCAGGCGGGGACACGCTGGGGAGCCGAACGGTTCTTAA
- a CDS encoding transposase, with the protein MRSRLPEMKKVAKRLRKHQELLLNYFSVKERLSNGIVEGFNLKAKLTMRKSFGFRTFKSIEVALYHTLGKLPEPPITHRFY; encoded by the coding sequence ATGAGGTCAAGATTGCCGGAAATGAAGAAAGTAGCCAAAAGGTTACGTAAGCATCAAGAGCTTTTGTTGAATTATTTTTCTGTCAAAGAACGTCTTTCTAACGGTATTGTTGAGGGTTTTAATCTAAAAGCCAAACTGACTATGAGAAAATCTTTTGGCTTTCGCACTTTTAAATCAATTGAAGTCGCTTTATATCATACACTTGGAAAACTACCAGAGCCTCCAATCACCCACAGATTCTACTGA
- a CDS encoding HEPN domain-containing protein, with protein sequence MDEGKKELVRNWLIKAQHDNASAKKLSEGDNPYLDTAIYHCQQAAEKAIKGFLVFHDQRFEKTHDLQVLINLATSADPSVSALLELVSHLEL encoded by the coding sequence ATGGATGAGGGCAAAAAGGAACTTGTGCGCAACTGGCTAATAAAAGCGCAGCATGATAATGCTTCAGCAAAAAAACTTTCAGAAGGTGATAACCCCTACCTGGATACAGCAATCTATCACTGTCAGCAGGCTGCAGAGAAAGCTATTAAAGGCTTTCTCGTTTTTCACGATCAACGGTTTGAAAAGACACATGATTTGCAAGTGCTGATAAATTTGGCAACTTCAGCAGATCCTTCGGTTTCGGCACTACTGGAACTGGTGTCACATCTTGAATTGTGA
- a CDS encoding nucleotidyltransferase domain-containing protein: MLTSELIKKITQQLVAEFHPEKIILFGSHAWGQPDENSDIDIMVIVRDSDISPTKRSVLAHRCLRGLNIPKDIIVKTHAEIEKYRNVHASLECEVLEQGKVLYG, from the coding sequence ATGTTGACTTCTGAATTAATAAAAAAAATTACTCAACAACTAGTTGCTGAGTTTCATCCTGAGAAGATTATCCTTTTTGGTTCTCATGCATGGGGGCAACCTGATGAAAACAGTGATATTGATATAATGGTGATTGTACGCGATAGTGATATTTCTCCAACAAAGAGATCTGTGCTTGCACATCGATGTCTAAGAGGACTAAATATTCCAAAGGATATTATTGTTAAAACACATGCAGAGATTGAAAAGTATCGTAACGTTCATGCATCTCTTGAATGCGAGGTTCTTGAACAAGGTAAGGTGCTTTATGGATGA